The window GAAACGGTTAGGTATATCGCTACGATAAAAACAATGACGAGGACGGTGGCTTCCACCACATTCATGCAGTAAATAAGACAGCTATATTTAAACTATTTTAGGTATATCTCTATAGTGGAGTCCTCTACCATTTCTCCCGCCTTGCAGTAGGTCGAGACGTAGTATACGTACTCGCCGTTGTCGACCTGGGCCTTTATCAGCCTCGGCGCCGGTAGGGCGAGGCCTTCCCCGCACGGCTTCCAGCCGACCACTCTCTTCAACGCCACTATCTCGGTGCCGGTGCCCGGCAGAATCGATATCTGGCGGGCCCACTGGCCTAGCTCAGTTGTGTTGAAGGAGCATTGAGCCGGCTCCCTGGTGTCGGTGCCCACAGTTATAACCACGACGTCTCCTCTGAGGTTAACCACGATTGGGTAGTAGAAATCCACGTAGCCTGTGTAGTTGCCCGGCTCGGCCCACGCAGACTGGGCCAGCACTTGCAGAAGCGTCTCGACCTCCCTACACGCCTCGTAGTTTATCTGGAAAACCGCGCCGTTATATACCGTAAATACATATAGGGCCGCCGCGATGCCTCCCAGGGCGAGGAGGACGTAGAGGAGGACTACCGAGGGGATCTCCATATCACTTAACTACGGCAGTCCTCACGTATATCTCCACGAACGCGGCGCTACCTCGATAGATCACGCCGCCGTTATATTTCACCTCGACCGTACAGGAATCGCCGTTCTGGGGCGTCAGCGTAGTCTCCGCCATAGACACAGTCTCGATAGTTACGGGGGAGCCGTAAATATATCCGGGCTTCAAGTTCGTTATGTCGGTGAAGGTCAGCGTTATGTAGTTTACTCCGTAGAGGACGCCGGTCGATATATACGCGCCGACGGGCTCTGCGGTGGTTTTTTGAAATATGGCGGAGAGGTCGGGCTCTATCTTGACCAAATTACCCGGGTAGTCCGGCGTGAAGTACCATACAGGGTACTGCTGGGACCAGCGGCAGTTCGGCGAGGTCACCTCGACATAGATCTCCGTGGCGTAGAGGGACTGCCTGAAGTTGTAGGTGTTGGCTACCTTGAGCAGTTGCCAGGACGGCTGGATGTAGTTAGCCGATTTGAGAAGAGGGAAAACTATGGAGGCGACGAAGTACGTAAGCCCGATTATCAAGAAGAAAAAAAGGAGCGTGGGTACTATTTCTTCCATCAGTGTACCGTTACGGGGTAGAGATCGGACCTGACGTTGCTAGAGCCGGAAGTATAATAGACGGCTAGGTAATATGTCTGGCCCGGGATAAGGTTACCGCTATAAGTGCAATAGAACGTGACTTCCTGGCCGGCTCCTACAGGTATACTGAAGCTCTGAGACGAAGAGGAGGCCGAGCTGCTCGAGCTACTCTGAGATTGGCCAGGAGGATTACATTGTAGCTGAGGTGGTTGGCTACTAGATTGACTGCCAGTACCGTAAATTACTGCGCCCGTTATCTGGGTTGAGGCGCCCCCGACCTCTCTAACCGTGATGGATACGTCGTACTGCCCCGGCGAAAGCTGAGTCACCTCGGCGCTTTCTATGATTATCTTAGGATGTGGGTTGAAGAACCCGGAGAACATGGCCCAGAACATTAAGACGGCGACAATGCCTATAACAGTCAGCAACACTGTCACCACCACACCGCTTATTCCGGCTACTGCCCGCATATCTCCTATATTTTGTTCCTTTATATAGTTTCTCCCGAGGCGGCACGACATATGGGGTCTATTGATGTCTTAAAAAAGCATAAAAACCAATTACCATTAAAAAGATTATGCGCATCCTTGGGCGCCTCATCAAAGGCGGCGGTTCCGAGGAGGAAGAGGAAGGCGGTGGTGAGGTTTCTGTTAAGACGTGGCGCGGCGGCGTTTCTGGGCCTGTGGTGTCCACCTATAATGTGGGGATCTCCACTATCAAGATAGTGGATACGGGCGCCTCCTATATGTATGTGGTCGAGGATCCGCCTGTCCCCGAGAAGTCGCTCAAGAAGTTGGGGGCCGCTCTCGCCAAGATCTCGGAGGAGGTGGAGGATCCTGGGCTCTTTCTCGATCTCAGTAGGAGGGAGGAGGCCTCCAAATATCTGAGGGGGAGGCTGGCGAAGTTGGGCATCAAGGACGCCACTTTGGTCGCCCTTGCCGAGAGGGAGCTCTTGGGCTTCGGCCCGCTGGATCCCGTCCTCCGCGATAAGAAGCTGGAGAACGTAGAATGTAAGGGACCCGACCTGCCGCTCAACGTAGTGCATACCGAGTATGGGAGGCTTGAGACGAACATGAAGTTCTCCAAGGGGGAGCTGGACAAATTGATCCAGCGCCTTGTCTTCCTCACGGGGAAGACCATAAGCGTCTCGAACCCCAAGATCGACAACGCCTTTCTCCAAGGCGTGGGGCGTCTTACGGCGACGTTCGGCGAGGAGATATCTAGGGGCTCCTCCTTCGTGGTGCGTATCTTCCCCGAGAAGCCGTGGACTGTGTTGGGCCTCCTGGAGAGAGGCACCGTGTCGCCCGAGCTCCTGGCGTATCTCTGGCTCGCTGTAGAGTACAAGATGCCGATATTGATAGCGGGGGAGATGGGCTCGGGGAAGACCAGCTACGCCAACGCGATACTGGGCCTCGCGCCTCCAGACAAACGCATAGGCACTGCTGAGGATATTCCGGAGTTCCGCATCCCCCACAAGAACTGGCAGGCCTACTACACCGACGACAAGAGAGGCATCGGCTTGATGGACCTCGTCGCGTTGCTTCTGCGCGCCAACGTGGACTACGTCGTGATTAACGAGATAAGGGGGGCCAGGAACCAGAAGGGCGAGGTAGACGCAGCCGCGTGGTTTCAAGCTGTGGCGACGGGCCATGGCGGCGTCACGACCATACACGCAGACACCGTGGAGGACGTGTTTAACAGGCTCGACCACATGGGCATACCTCCGGCCTATCTGACGTCTCTGGCTCTCGTGGTCTATATAGGTAGGTTCAAGATAGGCGGGAGGATACAGCGCAGGACCCAGTACGTCTTCGATATAATAGATCCCTCTAAAAGGCTGTACAACGTCTTGTTCGAGTACGACAGAGAGGGCGATCGGTACGTGGCCAAGGGCCTAGAGACGGCGAGGACTACGCAGAGGATTATGGAGCTCGCCAAGTGGGACTTGGAGAAGTTCAAGAGCGAGTACGCCAAGCGCGTCGACTTTCTCGGCAGGCTTATGTGCCTTAACAGAAAGAAGCCTATCCAGACCCTCGACGAACTGGCCGATCTGTTCGCCAGGTTCTACAGAGGATATGTGCCCGAGGTGTCGGACTGCCCGCCTCCCAAACAACAAGAGGCCCGGAAGGCCGAAGGCGTCGCCGCGGACTGGATCCTCAAGTTTAAGCTGCCGCGC of the Thermoproteus uzoniensis 768-20 genome contains:
- a CDS encoding ATPase, T2SS/T4P/T4SS family: MRILGRLIKGGGSEEEEEGGGEVSVKTWRGGVSGPVVSTYNVGISTIKIVDTGASYMYVVEDPPVPEKSLKKLGAALAKISEEVEDPGLFLDLSRREEASKYLRGRLAKLGIKDATLVALAERELLGFGPLDPVLRDKKLENVECKGPDLPLNVVHTEYGRLETNMKFSKGELDKLIQRLVFLTGKTISVSNPKIDNAFLQGVGRLTATFGEEISRGSSFVVRIFPEKPWTVLGLLERGTVSPELLAYLWLAVEYKMPILIAGEMGSGKTSYANAILGLAPPDKRIGTAEDIPEFRIPHKNWQAYYTDDKRGIGLMDLVALLLRANVDYVVINEIRGARNQKGEVDAAAWFQAVATGHGGVTTIHADTVEDVFNRLDHMGIPPAYLTSLALVVYIGRFKIGGRIQRRTQYVFDIIDPSKRLYNVLFEYDREGDRYVAKGLETARTTQRIMELAKWDLEKFKSEYAKRVDFLGRLMCLNRKKPIQTLDELADLFARFYRGYVPEVSDCPPPKQQEARKAEGVAADWILKFKLPRGRKVIYFEPSPGLTLLNVEGTSKVVEEEVFELKARGSGELRYRVELDGKVIDQKAIPLLKSDARLTAPTQKVDALEVPRMPAPPAPQPGGERLQSEETVVWEETRLLEETLVASDMCIKFGGGVLKLVDGKIYGRADFAFLGDLSSYVSRQHFKALLKEGRWYLEDLGSRNGLYINGVRASPGTPVEIAYGAKIKVGKAEGVVEPC